The following is a genomic window from Moorella sp. Hama-1.
CATACGTTAAACAACCGTGTCGGCGGCCTGGAGCAGGGTCAAGAGGCTATGAACGCCCGCCTCACCAGCATCGAGCAGGGTCAAGAGGCTATGAACGCCCGCCTCACCAGCATCGAGCAGGGTCAAGAGGCTATGAACGTTCGCCTCACCAACCTCGAGGAGGATGTTGCCAAAATCAAACTTACCACCAGGCGTATTAAGCATGAATTACGTTATGTTTGGGAAGATATCAAGCGCCTCAGCAACCGCCTGCAAAGGCAGGAAGATGAAATCGTCATGTTAAAACGCCTGAAGTAAGCTCCTACGTTAAATTTTATAACAGGTCAAATATGAGTTCCGGGGAGGTTCGTAACAGCTACAAAATTACTAATCATATTTGACCATACTTTACTATTTTGTTAGTATAAAAGCATGGAATTGTTATCCATTAGTCAAGCAGCGAAAAAGTTAGGAGTGCATCCGAACCGTTTGCGAGCTTGGGAAAAACAAGGATTGCTTATCCCAGTAAGATTGCCTAGCGGTCAAAGAAGATACCCGATAGATGAGATCAACCGCATTTTAGGGACTGGGGGGATAAAAGCAGAACCGGAAGCAGTTGTGCTTTACGCCCGGGTATCTACCAAAAAGCAGGCCGACGCGGGCAATCTGGAGCGGCAGATGGAACGGCTGCGGCAATAGGCCTGGGAAAACGGATTTACCATAAGGGCGGAACTCATGGACGTAGCCAGTGGTTTGAACCGGAAACGCCGAGGATTAACAAATGTGCTCAAGCTGGCCGAACAAGGGGAGTACAAGAAACTGCTCATCGAATATCCCGACCGGCTGGCCCGTTTCGGTTACTCGTATATTGAGCGGCACCTGAAATACTGCGGCGTGGAAATAACCGCCATTGCGGCAAAGGAACCGGAGGACGCCCCATCGGAACTGGTTAGAGATTTGCTGTCCCTCGTGACCTCCTTTTCGGCCCGATTATACGGAGCCAGGGGCGGCAAAAAGGTCAGACAGGGTTTTCGGGAACTGATCGCGGGAGTGAAACCGGATGCAGAAACCGAAAAAGAAGAAACCGACTATTAACCCGAGCGAAGGCAACAAATATACCATCTGCGGCGAGTGGTTTCCGGCAATCTATCCAGCCCGGCGCAACGAGAAGTGGGCGAAAGGTATGGAAGACCCCCTTACCACAGAAATGCGCCTATACTGCGCTTGCACCCGCTGGGCTTTCAACCGGATGCTGGAAGGCTATTCGCGGAAAGCACTGAAAAAGCAGGGTCAGGAAATATTCGGTATAAACTCCCGCTACTGCGATGATGCCATCTTAAAGGCCCAAGAAATCATCGGCTCCCAAAAGGAATTGCTTACCCGCGAGATTGACGAAACCCAAACCAAACTGGGTCGGGCGCAAAAGAAACTCCACCAGGCTGAAAAAGACCTGGCCAGGGCGATTAAAGCCGGCGACGCGGTTAAAAGCGAAAAAGCCAAACGCACCGTCCAGGGTCGTAAAACCAGGGTCAAAAAGCTGGCCGCTAAACTGGCGGATCTACAAACCCACCAGAATAACGGCACCATACCCAGGGTAGTCTTTGGCGGCCGGGCCTTGTGGCGGCTGGTCTGCCAAGGCAAAGCCACCCGGGAAGAGTGGCGTAACGCTAGACAGAACCGGCTCTACGCCCGGGGAGACGAAACCAAAGGCGGCAACCCGAATATGA
Proteins encoded in this region:
- a CDS encoding MerR family DNA-binding transcriptional regulator, producing MELLSISQAAKKLGVHPNRLRAWEKQGLLIPVRLPSGQRRYPIDEINRILGTGGIKAEPEAVVLYARVSTKKQADAGNLERQMERLRQ